A region of Carnobacterium gallinarum DSM 4847 DNA encodes the following proteins:
- a CDS encoding septum site-determining protein MinC, translating into MESIGVVNMKQSVTLKGTKEGFILTLAESAAFVTILEEVDGLLKKLHSENKEQKEVQKAISLEVKTGNRLLTGEEQEQITEKIVSNSQFQLKKISANVVTYEQAVAWHEANNLQMEMQTIRSGQVLEAQGDLLLIGKVHPGGTVRANGSIFILGELLGVAHAGFSGDVEAVVVADFQTDAQIRIAESVQIIEKKVIDSEKTIEKQYAYINDLHILDFEKLEKLRTMRPKLGKMTGGLI; encoded by the coding sequence ATGGAGAGTATAGGAGTTGTGAATATGAAGCAAAGTGTCACCTTAAAAGGAACAAAAGAAGGCTTTATTTTAACGTTGGCTGAAAGTGCTGCTTTTGTAACAATACTAGAAGAAGTAGATGGATTATTAAAGAAACTACATTCCGAAAATAAAGAGCAAAAAGAAGTTCAAAAAGCAATTAGTTTAGAAGTGAAAACGGGTAATCGTCTTTTAACAGGCGAAGAGCAGGAGCAAATTACTGAAAAAATTGTTAGCAATAGTCAATTTCAATTAAAAAAAATTAGTGCAAATGTTGTTACCTATGAACAAGCAGTAGCTTGGCATGAAGCTAATAATTTACAAATGGAAATGCAAACCATTCGTAGTGGTCAAGTCTTGGAAGCACAAGGTGATTTGCTGTTAATAGGAAAAGTACATCCTGGCGGAACGGTTCGAGCAAATGGAAGTATTTTTATTTTAGGTGAACTTTTAGGTGTGGCTCATGCAGGTTTTTCTGGTGATGTTGAAGCAGTTGTAGTTGCTGATTTTCAAACAGATGCTCAAATTAGAATTGCTGAAAGTGTTCAGATTATTGAAAAAAAAGTGATAGATTCTGAAAAAACTATTGAAAAGCAGTATGCATATATTAATGATTTGCATATATTAGACTTTGAAAAACTAGAAAAATTAAGAACGATGCGGCCTAAACTAGGCAAAATGACTGGAGGATTAATTTAA
- the mreD gene encoding rod shape-determining protein MreD encodes MIINFKKSFLPPILLLVFFLIDGVLAALFSKTFYDGNYILVPRLIVIIFVLMSFYLPRNKVLVYAIVFGLLYDSYYSGILGVYVALFPIIVYITEKLKKVLNPNPLVVGMMLIINVSIIETVLYFFYQVLGVNTMDFNAFLAERMGPTLLLNSVIFIFLYYPLKKLISKLDET; translated from the coding sequence ATGATAATCAATTTTAAAAAAAGTTTTTTACCACCTATTTTGTTACTTGTCTTTTTCTTAATTGATGGTGTTTTGGCTGCTTTGTTTTCAAAAACTTTTTATGATGGAAATTATATTTTAGTTCCACGTTTAATCGTCATAATTTTTGTATTGATGTCCTTTTATTTACCAAGAAACAAGGTATTAGTTTATGCAATTGTTTTTGGACTATTGTATGATAGTTATTACAGTGGAATTTTAGGTGTGTATGTGGCGTTGTTTCCAATCATTGTCTATATCACTGAAAAATTAAAAAAAGTGTTAAATCCAAATCCTTTAGTTGTAGGAATGATGTTGATTATTAATGTTAGTATTATTGAAACGGTTCTGTACTTTTTCTATCAGGTTTTAGGCGTAAATACTATGGATTTTAATGCCTTTTTAGCTGAGCGGATGGGACCAACATTATTGTTGAATAGTGTTATTTTTATTTTTTTATACTATCCACTAAAAAAACTGATTTCAAAACTTGATGAAACTTAA
- the mreC gene encoding rod shape-determining protein MreC, translated as MHQFFSNKKLIILLVSVIACMGLIAYSIKERARLPIVQQFTNDITAITGRVFAKPANAVVSFIDSIEDLKNTYEENQLLKSKIDKLYEQQVELSDLKEDNKKKQEQLDLQSNLSAYNKINGTVIGRNPDTWVDQIIVDRGSKNGVEQGMAVMSGKGLVGRVVEVSPTSSKIQLITTMDTKNNRVAAEVQNGETAVFGIINGYDKETKRLIMKQITADAVPVKGADVVTSGLGGKTPKLLPIGTVDEVKLDSFGLSKEVYVTPYADTNDIRYVTIIQRISESGE; from the coding sequence TTGCATCAATTTTTTTCAAACAAAAAATTAATTATTTTATTAGTCAGTGTAATAGCTTGTATGGGACTCATTGCATACTCGATTAAAGAACGTGCAAGATTGCCGATTGTACAACAATTTACCAATGATATTACTGCCATTACTGGTCGCGTCTTTGCAAAACCTGCGAATGCAGTGGTGAGCTTCATCGACTCTATTGAAGATTTGAAAAATACGTATGAAGAAAATCAATTATTGAAATCAAAAATTGATAAGTTGTATGAGCAACAAGTTGAGTTATCCGATTTAAAAGAAGATAATAAAAAGAAACAAGAACAGCTTGATTTACAAAGCAATCTATCTGCGTATAACAAAATCAATGGAACGGTAATTGGAAGAAATCCTGATACTTGGGTAGATCAAATTATTGTGGATCGTGGTAGCAAAAATGGTGTAGAACAAGGAATGGCAGTGATGTCAGGGAAAGGCTTAGTTGGTCGTGTTGTAGAAGTAAGTCCAACAAGTTCAAAAATCCAGTTAATTACTACTATGGACACTAAAAATAATCGAGTAGCCGCTGAGGTACAAAATGGTGAAACAGCTGTTTTTGGAATCATTAATGGTTACGATAAAGAAACAAAACGTTTAATTATGAAACAGATTACGGCGGACGCAGTTCCTGTAAAAGGAGCAGATGTTGTGACCTCTGGATTAGGTGGGAAAACACCAAAACTATTGCCAATTGGAACTGTAGATGAAGTTAAATTAGACTCATTTGGATTATCCAAAGAAGTTTATGTTACACCGTATGCAGATACTAATGATATTCGTTATGTAACGATCATTCAACGGATTTCTGAAAGTGGTGAGTAA
- a CDS encoding rod shape-determining protein yields MLGFGSKDIGIDLGTANTMVYVDGKGIVLREPSVVAKNTSNGDIVAVGEEARNMIGRTPGSIVAIRPMKDGVIADYETTAAMMKYYIQKTIGKSSSKPYVMVCVPSGVTEVEKRAVIDATRTAGAKDAFIIEEPFAAAIGAGLPVMDPTGSMVVDIGGGTTDVATISLGGIVSSRSIRMAGDRLDDAIIHYIRKKYNLLIGERTAEAVKIEVGCASVEKSKEYGEMSVRGRDLLTGLPKTIEISAEDVSRSLQEVVEAIIVAVKETLEETSPEISSDVIDHGIVLTGGGALLKNLAEVIADETQVPVFVASEPLDCVAIGTGESLKHIDLFKKKANR; encoded by the coding sequence GTGTTAGGATTTGGAAGTAAAGATATTGGTATTGATTTAGGAACGGCTAATACAATGGTCTATGTTGATGGAAAAGGAATTGTCTTGAGAGAACCATCTGTTGTTGCTAAAAATACAAGTAATGGTGATATTGTTGCTGTAGGTGAAGAAGCAAGAAATATGATTGGTAGAACACCAGGAAGTATTGTAGCAATTCGCCCAATGAAAGATGGCGTTATTGCTGATTATGAAACAACAGCAGCGATGATGAAATATTATATTCAAAAAACAATTGGAAAATCTAGTTCTAAACCTTATGTAATGGTTTGTGTTCCAAGTGGTGTTACGGAAGTTGAGAAACGTGCAGTTATTGATGCTACTCGTACAGCTGGAGCGAAGGATGCTTTTATTATTGAAGAACCATTTGCAGCAGCAATCGGAGCTGGACTCCCAGTGATGGATCCAACAGGTAGTATGGTTGTTGATATTGGTGGTGGAACAACAGATGTAGCAACAATTTCTTTAGGAGGAATTGTAAGTAGCCGTTCAATTCGGATGGCGGGTGATCGTTTAGACGATGCTATTATTCATTATATTCGTAAAAAATATAATTTATTAATTGGTGAAAGAACGGCTGAGGCTGTTAAGATTGAAGTTGGTTGTGCATCAGTTGAAAAATCAAAAGAATACGGTGAAATGAGTGTTCGTGGACGTGATTTATTAACAGGCTTACCAAAAACAATTGAAATTTCAGCAGAAGATGTATCAAGATCATTGCAAGAAGTTGTTGAAGCGATTATTGTAGCTGTTAAAGAAACGTTAGAAGAAACGTCACCTGAAATTTCTTCAGATGTAATTGACCACGGGATTGTATTAACGGGTGGTGGAGCATTGTTGAAAAATCTTGCTGAAGTGATTGCTGATGAAACACAAGTACCTGTTTTTGTTGCTAGTGAACCGTTAGACTGTGTAGCAATTGGAACTGGTGAATCATTGAAACATATTGATTTATTTAAGAAAAAAGCCAACCGCTAA
- a CDS encoding cold-shock protein, which yields MEQGTVKWFNSEKGFGFIERENGDDVFVHFSAIQGDGFKTLEEGQAVTFDVEDGNRGPQAANVEKA from the coding sequence ATGGAACAAGGTACAGTTAAATGGTTTAACTCAGAAAAAGGATTTGGATTTATCGAACGCGAAAACGGAGACGATGTATTCGTACATTTCTCAGCTATTCAAGGCGACGGATTCAAAACTTTAGAAGAAGGACAAGCAGTTACTTTCGACGTTGAAGATGGTAACCGTGGACCTCAAGCAGCTAACGTAGAAAAAGCGTAA
- the radC gene encoding RadC family protein encodes MGEQSLMVGVPTFSRPRERLEEYGEKALGNHELLAIILRTGSKEKNVVTLAMEVLNQFDDLHQLKFSSLEELQGIKGIGYAKAIEIRAAIEFGLRVASATQLKIGQVTSSQMAGTLLHLEMKDLQQEHVIALYLNTKNQIIKKETIFVGGLNSSVAHPREIFRGAVKMSAARVIIGHNHPSGNPEPSAADISFTKRIAKCGDLMGIELLDHIIVGEGEYISLKELGIF; translated from the coding sequence ATGGGAGAGCAGAGTTTAATGGTAGGAGTTCCCACTTTTAGTAGGCCACGAGAACGCTTAGAAGAATATGGTGAAAAAGCATTGGGAAACCATGAGCTGTTGGCAATTATTTTGAGGACAGGATCAAAAGAAAAGAATGTTGTCACTTTAGCAATGGAAGTCTTAAATCAATTTGATGATTTGCATCAATTGAAATTTTCCTCGTTAGAAGAATTACAAGGTATAAAAGGGATTGGTTATGCTAAAGCAATTGAAATTCGAGCAGCGATTGAATTTGGATTAAGAGTTGCTAGTGCAACACAATTAAAAATAGGGCAAGTTACTTCTAGTCAGATGGCAGGGACTTTATTACATTTAGAGATGAAGGATTTGCAACAAGAGCACGTCATTGCGTTATATTTGAATACAAAAAATCAAATAATAAAAAAAGAAACAATCTTTGTTGGTGGATTAAATTCAAGTGTGGCTCATCCGAGAGAGATTTTTCGTGGGGCGGTTAAAATGTCAGCGGCGCGTGTTATTATTGGCCACAATCATCCGTCAGGAAATCCAGAACCTTCAGCAGCAGATATTAGCTTTACTAAAAGAATTGCAAAATGTGGTGATCTGATGGGAATCGAATTATTAGATCATATCATCGTAGGAGAAGGGGAGTATATCAGTTTAAAAGAACTGGGCATATTCTAA
- a CDS encoding HAD family hydrolase, producing the protein MSEVKAVIFDMDGLIFDTETLYYRSSQEVADRLGLAFDYEYYTRFIGVSDEELHENLYRDFKDDDKVARLISESRTRLDEMVAEDGLIIKEGFLELLDFLEENQIKKVVASSNVEELVRYFLERENLHHRFDYFVSGDDVKRAKPDPEIFEKAWSDLGVAKNETLILEDSINGIRAAHDAGIEVIMIPDLIPPTSEAELKTVAIYEDLSHVKKYIDTKNN; encoded by the coding sequence TTGAGTGAAGTAAAAGCAGTTATATTTGATATGGATGGATTGATTTTTGATACGGAGACCTTATATTACCGTTCTAGTCAAGAAGTAGCGGATCGTTTAGGTTTAGCTTTTGATTATGAATATTATACACGTTTTATTGGAGTCTCTGATGAAGAGTTGCATGAAAATCTTTACCGGGATTTTAAAGATGACGACAAAGTTGCTCGGTTGATTTCTGAAAGTCGAACTCGTTTAGACGAGATGGTTGCTGAAGATGGTTTGATTATCAAAGAAGGTTTTCTTGAATTATTAGACTTCTTAGAAGAAAATCAAATAAAAAAAGTTGTAGCATCAAGTAATGTCGAAGAATTGGTTCGCTATTTTCTAGAAAGAGAGAATTTGCATCATCGATTTGATTATTTTGTATCAGGTGATGATGTAAAACGAGCAAAACCTGATCCAGAGATTTTTGAGAAAGCTTGGTCGGATTTAGGCGTAGCTAAAAATGAAACATTAATTTTAGAAGATTCAATTAATGGAATTCGTGCTGCACATGATGCTGGGATTGAGGTTATCATGATTCCTGATTTAATTCCACCAACATCAGAGGCAGAATTAAAAACAGTTGCCATTTATGAAGATTTGTCACATGTTAAAAAATATATTGATACAAAAAATAATTAA
- a CDS encoding bifunctional folylpolyglutamate synthase/dihydrofolate synthase gives MFNTYEEALEWIHGRLVLGMKPGLKRMEWMMAKLGHPERRFKSIHVAGTNGKGSTVTYLRSVLEEAGQVVGTFTSPYITVFNERISVNGEPISNEEILRLANLVYPLVIELESTPLGGPSEFEIVNTMMFLYFGEGHADIVIVEVGLGGLVDSTNVVTPVVSVITTIGLDHMHILGHTLPEIAAQKAGIIKPGVPVVTGKIGKEALTVIQEIAEENDSSLIQLNQDYFISKWKTLPTWGEQFTFEDDFICLRQATISMLGEHQVENAALALEALRVYSHETGLAISHEAMLRGLKKAFWPGRMEKINDEPLIIMDGAHNEPAMRRLVDTLKQDFNQQEIYLIFASLEDKAVVEMLKLLEELPNCHLIVTSFDYPRAASAQSIASHLSGDYQIQEKWQHALVETLNEMDNSGVLVITGSLYFISEVRHYFLDEE, from the coding sequence TTGTTTAACACATATGAAGAAGCTTTAGAATGGATTCATGGTCGATTAGTTCTAGGGATGAAACCGGGTTTAAAAAGAATGGAATGGATGATGGCAAAATTAGGTCATCCTGAAAGACGTTTTAAATCGATTCATGTAGCAGGAACAAATGGAAAAGGTTCAACAGTCACTTATTTGCGTAGTGTATTAGAAGAAGCGGGACAAGTGGTTGGAACATTTACATCCCCATATATCACCGTTTTTAATGAACGAATTAGTGTTAATGGTGAACCGATTTCCAATGAGGAGATTCTAAGGCTTGCAAATCTAGTATATCCACTTGTGATAGAGTTGGAATCGACTCCATTAGGTGGTCCAAGTGAATTTGAAATTGTAAATACAATGATGTTTCTCTATTTTGGAGAAGGTCATGCAGATATCGTAATTGTTGAAGTTGGTTTAGGTGGCTTAGTTGATTCTACTAATGTGGTTACACCAGTAGTTTCAGTAATTACAACAATCGGATTGGATCATATGCATATTTTAGGGCATACTCTTCCTGAAATTGCCGCTCAAAAAGCTGGAATTATTAAACCAGGAGTACCTGTGGTCACTGGAAAAATTGGAAAAGAAGCATTGACCGTGATTCAAGAAATTGCGGAAGAAAATGATAGTTCTTTGATTCAATTAAATCAAGATTATTTTATTTCAAAATGGAAAACTCTGCCTACTTGGGGGGAGCAATTCACTTTTGAAGATGATTTTATTTGTTTAAGGCAAGCGACTATTAGTATGTTAGGTGAACATCAAGTTGAAAATGCTGCATTGGCATTGGAAGCTTTAAGAGTGTATAGCCATGAAACAGGATTAGCTATTAGTCATGAAGCTATGTTACGAGGTTTGAAGAAAGCTTTTTGGCCAGGTAGAATGGAGAAAATTAATGATGAGCCTTTAATTATTATGGATGGGGCACATAATGAACCCGCTATGAGGCGATTAGTAGATACGTTAAAACAGGATTTTAACCAACAAGAAATTTATTTGATTTTTGCATCCTTAGAAGACAAAGCTGTGGTAGAAATGTTGAAATTATTGGAAGAATTGCCAAATTGTCATTTAATTGTAACGAGTTTTGATTATCCAAGAGCCGCATCAGCTCAAAGTATAGCAAGTCATTTATCAGGTGATTATCAAATCCAAGAAAAATGGCAACATGCATTGGTGGAGACATTAAATGAAATGGATAATAGCGGTGTTTTGGTCATTACAGGGTCATTGTACTTTATTTCTGAAGTACGTCATTATTTTTTAGATGAAGAGTGA
- a CDS encoding valine--tRNA ligase translates to MTDELKMPTKYQPQEVEAGRYEEWLAKDLFKPSGDHTKEPYSMVLPPPNVTGKLHLGHAWDTTLQDIIIRQKRMQGYDTLWLPGMDHAGIATQAKVEEKLAQEGISRYDLGREKFIETVWDWKEEYASFIREQWSKIGISLDYSRERFTLDDGLSEAVRKVFVTLFEKELIYRGEYIINWDPKAKTALSDIEVIHKDVEGAFYHMSYSLADGSGVVEIATTRPETMLGDTAIAVHPEDERYKELIGKMVILPIVNKEIPIIADEYVEMEFGTGVVKITPAHDPNDFEVGNRHDLPRINVMNEDGTMNELAGKYDGMDRFKARKAIVKELEELGHLIKIEKMVHSVGHSERTGVVVEPRLSTQWFVKMAPLSKEAMDSQATEQAVNFVPERFENTYMRWMENVHDWVISRQLWWGHRIPAWYHKETGELYVGMEAPADAENWIQDPDVLDTWFSSALWPFSTMGWPDTEAPDFKRYFPTNTLVTGYDIIFFWVSRMIFDSLEFTGKRPFQNVLIHGLIRAEDGRKMSKSLGNGIDPMDVIDKYGSDALRWFLSTGSSPGQDMRFSYDKMDAAWNFINKIWNASRFAIMNMNGLTVDEIDFSGEKTIADRWILTRLNETIEKVTELFEKFEFGEAGRYLYNFIWDDFCDWYIEMSKGVLNGEDEAAKQTTRSILAHVLDQTLRLLHPIMPFVTEKIWESVPHHGDSLVVADYPVVRPELSDETAAKGMEVLMELIRSVRNIRLEVNTPLSKKIELLIKTNDPKIESFLKENENYIERFCNPESLVISSSIVAPETAMSAVITGAEIYLPLAGLINIGEEIVRLEKEQAKWESEVKRVQGKLSNERFVGSAPEAVVQAERDKEKDYLEKRDAVAERIATLKTQQ, encoded by the coding sequence ATGACAGATGAATTGAAAATGCCAACAAAGTATCAACCTCAAGAGGTTGAAGCGGGCCGTTATGAAGAATGGCTAGCCAAAGATTTATTTAAACCAAGTGGAGATCATACGAAAGAACCTTATTCAATGGTATTACCTCCACCTAATGTTACAGGTAAGCTGCATTTAGGTCATGCTTGGGATACGACCTTACAAGATATTATTATTCGTCAAAAAAGAATGCAAGGATACGATACATTATGGTTGCCAGGAATGGATCATGCAGGAATTGCAACACAAGCAAAAGTAGAAGAGAAACTAGCGCAAGAAGGGATTTCCCGTTATGATTTAGGACGTGAGAAATTTATTGAAACCGTTTGGGATTGGAAAGAAGAATATGCTTCATTTATTCGTGAACAATGGTCAAAAATTGGTATTTCACTGGATTATAGTCGGGAACGTTTTACGTTAGATGACGGCCTATCAGAAGCGGTTCGTAAAGTTTTTGTCACCCTCTTTGAAAAAGAGTTAATCTATCGTGGAGAATATATTATTAATTGGGATCCAAAGGCGAAGACAGCTTTATCTGATATTGAAGTTATCCATAAAGATGTTGAAGGTGCTTTTTATCATATGAGCTATTCACTAGCTGATGGTAGTGGTGTAGTCGAGATTGCCACAACTCGTCCGGAAACAATGCTTGGAGATACAGCAATTGCTGTTCATCCAGAAGATGAACGTTACAAAGAGTTAATTGGGAAAATGGTTATCTTGCCAATTGTGAACAAAGAAATTCCGATTATTGCCGATGAGTATGTTGAAATGGAATTTGGTACGGGTGTTGTTAAAATCACTCCAGCCCATGATCCTAATGATTTTGAAGTTGGGAATCGTCATGATTTACCAAGGATCAATGTAATGAATGAAGACGGTACGATGAATGAATTAGCTGGAAAATACGATGGTATGGATCGCTTTAAAGCTCGTAAAGCAATTGTAAAAGAGTTAGAAGAGTTAGGTCACTTAATCAAAATTGAAAAAATGGTTCATAGTGTTGGTCACTCTGAAAGAACGGGCGTTGTTGTTGAGCCGCGTTTGTCAACTCAATGGTTTGTTAAAATGGCTCCTCTTTCAAAAGAGGCAATGGATAGTCAAGCGACAGAACAAGCTGTTAATTTTGTTCCAGAGCGTTTTGAAAATACCTATATGCGTTGGATGGAAAATGTTCACGATTGGGTAATTTCGCGTCAATTGTGGTGGGGACATCGTATTCCAGCTTGGTATCATAAAGAAACTGGTGAATTGTATGTTGGCATGGAAGCTCCAGCAGATGCTGAAAATTGGATTCAAGACCCAGATGTTTTAGATACTTGGTTTAGTTCAGCTTTGTGGCCATTTTCAACAATGGGTTGGCCTGATACTGAAGCTCCAGACTTTAAACGCTACTTCCCAACAAATACGCTGGTGACAGGTTATGATATTATTTTCTTCTGGGTAAGTCGTATGATTTTTGATAGTCTAGAGTTTACTGGGAAACGTCCTTTCCAAAATGTATTAATTCATGGCTTAATTCGTGCAGAAGATGGACGTAAAATGAGTAAATCTCTTGGTAATGGAATTGATCCAATGGATGTTATTGATAAATATGGTTCAGATGCTTTACGTTGGTTCCTATCAACAGGTTCTTCGCCTGGTCAAGATATGCGTTTCAGTTATGATAAAATGGATGCTGCTTGGAATTTCATTAACAAGATCTGGAATGCAAGTCGTTTTGCTATTATGAATATGAATGGTTTAACTGTTGATGAAATCGATTTTAGTGGTGAAAAAACGATTGCCGATCGATGGATTTTAACTCGTTTAAATGAGACTATTGAAAAAGTAACAGAGTTATTTGAAAAATTTGAATTTGGTGAAGCGGGTCGTTATTTATATAACTTTATCTGGGATGATTTCTGTGACTGGTATATTGAAATGAGTAAAGGTGTATTGAATGGTGAAGATGAAGCAGCTAAGCAAACAACACGAAGTATTTTAGCACATGTTTTAGATCAAACTTTACGTTTATTGCATCCAATCATGCCGTTTGTAACAGAGAAAATCTGGGAAAGTGTACCGCATCATGGCGATTCTTTAGTTGTAGCAGATTATCCAGTTGTTCGTCCAGAATTAAGTGACGAGACAGCAGCTAAAGGAATGGAAGTCTTAATGGAATTAATTCGTTCGGTTCGTAATATTCGTTTGGAAGTGAATACGCCTCTTTCCAAAAAGATTGAATTATTGATTAAAACCAATGATCCTAAAATCGAAAGCTTCTTAAAAGAAAATGAAAATTATATTGAACGCTTTTGTAATCCGGAAAGTTTAGTGATTAGTAGTAGTATTGTTGCGCCCGAAACAGCAATGAGTGCTGTGATTACTGGAGCTGAGATTTACTTGCCATTAGCTGGTCTAATCAATATTGGAGAAGAGATTGTTCGTCTTGAAAAAGAGCAAGCGAAGTGGGAAAGTGAAGTCAAACGTGTACAAGGTAAGTTATCTAATGAGCGCTTTGTTGGCAGTGCACCTGAAGCTGTTGTTCAAGCGGAACGAGATAAAGAAAAAGATTACCTTGAAAAACGTGATGCTGTTGCAGAACGTATTGCAACATTAAAAACGCAACAATAG
- the tpx gene encoding thiol peroxidase translates to MEITKRGAAIKLEGEQPKVGQAAPDFTLKNLKDETVHLSDYLGKVILISVIPNIDTSVCALQTKHFNQVAGELVGAQLMTISNNTKAEQADWCAGNGVDMEMLHDTELTFAKAYGLYMPELELLARSVFVIDQNGELIYEEIVSEMTHEPNYEAALTAAKEVI, encoded by the coding sequence ATGGAAATTACAAAAAGAGGGGCAGCAATTAAACTTGAAGGAGAGCAACCAAAAGTTGGACAAGCTGCACCTGATTTTACACTAAAAAATTTAAAAGATGAAACGGTTCATTTATCGGATTATTTAGGGAAGGTTATTTTAATTAGTGTAATTCCAAATATTGATACGTCGGTTTGTGCATTGCAAACAAAACATTTTAATCAAGTTGCAGGTGAGTTAGTTGGTGCGCAATTAATGACGATTTCTAACAATACTAAAGCTGAACAAGCGGATTGGTGTGCTGGAAATGGTGTAGATATGGAAATGTTACATGATACAGAGTTAACTTTTGCTAAAGCCTATGGTTTATACATGCCAGAATTAGAGCTGTTAGCACGTTCTGTCTTTGTTATCGATCAAAATGGAGAATTAATCTATGAAGAGATTGTTTCTGAAATGACTCATGAACCAAACTACGAAGCTGCCTTAACAGCCGCTAAAGAAGTTATTTAA
- a CDS encoding GNAT family N-acetyltransferase — protein sequence MENKGIEQPIGFPILDWHSRELPTIQRLVGEYCYLEKIQSEKYLEDLYEVYGPASRSENWTYLPLLPFENRVDFAEYYATLIASEDPYHFAIVDKITGKAVGTMALMRIDTTNGSVEVGFVIYSDVLKRTRIATEAQYLLADYAFEKLGYRRYEWKCDGLNQPSENAALRLGFKYEGLFRQAVVYKNRNRDTKWFSIIDQEWPIVKAALVQWLATENFDETGNQLKKLTDFRK from the coding sequence TTGGAAAATAAGGGGATAGAACAACCTATTGGATTTCCTATTTTAGATTGGCATTCTCGTGAGTTGCCAACGATTCAACGGTTAGTTGGGGAATACTGTTATTTGGAAAAAATTCAATCAGAAAAATATTTGGAAGATTTATATGAAGTATACGGTCCTGCTTCAAGAAGTGAAAACTGGACTTATTTGCCATTATTGCCTTTTGAAAATAGAGTAGACTTTGCAGAATATTACGCTACATTGATAGCATCCGAGGACCCATATCATTTTGCAATTGTTGATAAAATAACTGGAAAAGCAGTTGGAACAATGGCCTTAATGCGGATTGATACTACAAACGGAAGTGTTGAAGTGGGCTTTGTGATTTATTCAGATGTATTAAAGAGGACTAGAATTGCTACTGAAGCTCAATATTTATTGGCGGATTATGCTTTTGAAAAGTTAGGTTATCGAAGATATGAATGGAAATGTGATGGATTGAATCAGCCGTCAGAAAACGCTGCATTACGTTTAGGTTTTAAATACGAAGGATTATTTAGACAAGCTGTTGTGTATAAAAATCGGAATCGTGATACAAAATGGTTTTCAATCATTGATCAAGAATGGCCAATAGTCAAAGCGGCTTTGGTCCAGTGGCTAGCAACTGAAAACTTTGATGAAACTGGAAATCAATTGAAAAAGTTAACAGATTTTAGGAAATAA
- a CDS encoding redox-sensing transcriptional repressor Rex, giving the protein MEKTEKNKQVPKATAKRLPLYYRYLKSLEESGVNRIKSKEFSILTQVPSTTIRRDFSHFGELGRSGYGYEVCHVLDVFDQILNVNKVTKVALVGVGNLGRALMSNNFRRDDNLRITCGFESNPELCHQEIAGIPVYPIEEMQEIIAAEEITTAISTVPSQHSQEAVDELVAAGVTAVLNFAPGRVKVPNTIDIRYIDLTTELLTLIYFNETLRKQIQPN; this is encoded by the coding sequence ATGGAGAAGACAGAAAAAAATAAACAAGTACCGAAGGCGACAGCAAAACGATTGCCACTTTACTATCGTTATTTAAAATCTTTAGAGGAATCTGGTGTGAATCGGATTAAATCAAAGGAATTTAGTATATTAACACAAGTTCCTTCAACAACAATTCGTCGCGATTTTTCTCATTTTGGAGAGTTAGGTCGTAGTGGTTATGGATATGAAGTTTGTCATGTCTTGGATGTATTTGATCAAATATTAAATGTGAATAAAGTAACGAAGGTTGCCTTGGTGGGTGTTGGAAATCTTGGTAGAGCCTTAATGTCTAATAATTTTCGCCGAGATGATAATTTAAGAATTACGTGTGGTTTTGAAAGCAATCCTGAATTGTGTCATCAAGAGATTGCTGGAATTCCTGTTTATCCAATTGAGGAGATGCAAGAAATTATTGCAGCAGAAGAAATTACAACAGCAATTTCAACGGTTCCTAGTCAGCATTCTCAAGAAGCTGTAGACGAATTAGTAGCGGCGGGTGTTACAGCTGTTTTAAACTTTGCACCAGGTCGTGTAAAAGTTCCTAATACGATTGATATTCGTTATATTGATTTAACAACGGAATTATTAACTTTAATTTATTTTAATGAAACATTGCGCAAACAAATTCAACCAAATTAA